The DNA sequence GAAAAAGATGTTTTCGGACAAATTGGGGACCATCAAATGTAACCCCGGAAGAAGAGCCAGAAGTCTTCCGCTTCTTTTTCTCGGGTTCAGGGGAAGGTCGggggaggagaaggaagagaagaagtagaggaaGAGGACCATGATAGGACGGGAGGAAGTCCCCAAGTTAtgaggatgaggaggaggaggaggagcaggAGGAGGAAGATCACCAGTGGCCCTCAAAGCGTCCACCTGCGCCCGAGATCTTTTCTTGGCATCTTGAACTTTTTGGTAAGAGGAGGCAGAAGCTTTCttcaccatttctgaaaaagaaGAAGGTAAAAAATCAATTCACAAAGAAATCGAAATTCCAGAGTCAGAAGTAGTTAAAACAAGTCGGAGCAAAATAAGAAACAATCATATCTACATATTTGAGCCCGAACAAAAGTCGGAGACCCTTGGAGAAATTTCTTTGTATCCAAGTAAGGGGCCCTCCCCCAAACTTCTCGAAGGAACCCCACAACAGCTTCTTCGACCTCGTCTAAATAATCTAAACCATACTTCTCCACAGAAGAAGCCTCCAACCAGTATAAAGGAAAACGAGGAACGAAAttttcatccaggaaaaaggggtagTGACCCTCTACAACTTGAACTTtaaagaagaaatttttgaagtcacggaaggattcgtcaaaaggttaaaaactctccgaccttgaatagctcggaaagacacccaaTGTTGTTTATTGTTTTGCCCACTAAAAgcttggtcatatgaaaaagataaaagaaaatcctcaaagaggtcggaaaATGTAAAGCCTGACTAACAAGTTGGTAAACCTTCaagaaaccccaagagttgggatgGAGCTGAGTAGAAGCGACACGGCAGTGGTGCAGGACAGAAATCTCAAAAGCAGAAAAGGGCAGAAAAACTCCTAGTCGAGCGAAAATactctcatacataaaaaagaaatgagggtCCTCATCAGAAACCCTCctaaaacaaacccggtcttccggacccgggGCAATCAGTTCATATtttggcttgtcctcatcaaAAGCACAAATCCTATGATGCGTGCGAAGATCAGTGATGTAGTCAGAATCTACAAAAGGTTATTCTCCAAGAACCGTAACATCCACCCACTGAGCAAGGGACTCTAGAGAAGACATTTCTCCCTATATAAAAAGGATAGCAAAAccaacaaaggaaaaagaaaaaggatcaAAAACAGGGTCTCTAAGGGGCCTGGGGTCAGATCCTCAACAAAACAGAGTCACTAAGCCTACAGTCAACACTCCTCTCAAAGTAAAAATATACAAACGAAAGTATTtgtaaaaaagagagaagagagaagaattaaCCTTTGCTTGAAAAAGGGTAGAAACAGTAGTGGCTCAAGAAAGGAGGAGTCCCTTCGAACAGAAGTTTCTTTCGAATGGAGAGGGCAAATGCGAAGGTTTTCAGAAACGAAACAAAGAAAGAGatggaaagtatttataaatacattagcggcataatggtaaaaacggagGCCGTCACTAAAGAGGTGcgccgttaccaatgtaactgaTCTTCGTGTGTGAATACGCAAATTCCTAacagacgcgacgtttgattagacacgACTGTTGAGAAATTTTAAAACACGTCAGTTctgaaaaatcacgtcggttcctcATCAGGTCGGCTACAAGCCCGACTTAAAATACTCGAACCCAACTCTCAGAAGAGGTTGTACTCGAGTaggggcattgttcataccctggcccaaacaCTAGAGTCCAGGCCCAAATAAGAGGCCCAATCCTAAGATTGGCTCTCACACGACACCGACCTTCTCTCAAGAAGTCGATCTCAGCAACGACTTGGTCCAAAGAAGTCGGGGACGAAGATTagttggcagataacactcaagtaactgcccctaaaatctctcaacacacttccaggagccatatcccaacttccctaagataaagggacgattatcctccttaaaaggtggaactactccaacggtggttattggttcaccactataaatacactgacacccctcaggtattaCTAAGTcacaatactctctagacctgcttacaccattgctgacttaggcatcggagtgtctttgcaggtatcaCCCCCATTTTCTCGCAcatacaagtcggacggaggcccaaAGACGCAAATATGCTCAGAGGCTTCCTTCCTCAGACGATTGGGTCAACCCAACGAGTCCAgcctattaatctccggttacacATCGTAACAGTTACATATAGATtgcttttaatattaaaataattttaatatatataaaaataaaaataaatggaaacatttattaaaatataagattatattaatttttttaactataaaaaacACATgctagttttgaaaaatatttttataagtattttcaaattaaaaagacTCTTAGATTTCAAAACTAAAGCcagaaacaatttttttaaaagttattttatcaaaccGGCCAATATATGAGTACATCTACCTTATTATTTATAGTTTCATCTTGCATACCGTttgatctaatttaattttaatacactcaattaaataattatttttttttcttacgcAAAAATTAGTGATCTTTGCCAATGAGCTATAACTCAAATGATATGGTCTCCCCATACTTATCTAGAAATCGCGAGTTCAAATCTCATtcccaatttaaaaaaaaaaaattatgtggtTTTTGGTAATAAATCTAAgaagttttttattcttttttttggaTTTACATATGTTGTTAATCCCTCTAAATATGATACatgtcattttaatttttatttctctaaacacctttatttttattctcttttcagTAAATTACTATTTTTACCATGAATATTTCAACCTGacaaatgtttaaaaaaaaattaatgtttacAAAATTTTCATTCCTCTGATCTGTAACTTTTACTTTGACTTCCGTACCTGTTTTTTTAGTATTGAGTTGTGATattatacacaaaaaataatgtcttggatatttataatatttctcaTGATcagaaatcaaaatatataaaaaaagtctAAAGAACCAACTCTAATATAAGCTAATTAagttaaatcttttttatttctgattttgaAATTCGAAAAATTAGAATAGTAGaaggttgttttttttttttttttcttctttataacGAATTTGTTTTTCAACTAGTTAGTTGGAGTTGGCGCGTAGTTGGTTTTTTTAGCAGAACTCAAATGTATAATAATGAGAACCATTAATAAAATAAGagaggaaaaaaaattgaaacaattttcTAGTGAAAATTTTGTATAGGTAAGCTGTGCTTGCCATTCTTTTTCTATTGCATTCTATAAATCTATGTTACAAAAAAGTAGCTTATAGAAGCTCTTACATGAAATTTATTTCATTAAGACAAACATTATTTTCTATGATTCAAAAGCCAACAGAAATGTTCCATTGGTATAACTCCTTCTCTGGCACTCTCAGATCAACACTAACCAATCCAGAATCTTCTTCATATCTAAATTCAACTTCCTCTGAATCAATTGTTACCAACTTAGGCTTAGTTGATGAATATGCTCCAAATTGGCCACACCCTCTTACTTTCATCACAACATTATTTGTGCTTGTTTCATTGGATCCATAGCTTAATTCTTTGATTGCACCTCCTGAGTTGAACATCTTGATCAAACCAATAGGAGCAAACTTGACACCATTTTCCAATTCCTTTACAGGAACAATTGTAAATACTTCATACTCTTTGGATTTCATTGTAATTGGAATTGATGCATCATTTGGAAGATAAATAGCCTCTCCTGCAAAATTAACAtcataaaaagaataaattagtCATGCCTTAAATTAAAAGTATAATGTATAAAGCCTGGTAAAAACTCAGGTACAGTcgactttatgtgaagttgatagttgagaatcgttagatgaaaatttagtcaaatcagtcaaatcatctaatggttctcaattatcaacttcacgtgaagtcgactgcacctgagtttccaccataAAGCCTAGAAATTAAACATACCACCAAGATGGGAGAATACAATGGTGTCTCCATTCCAATTTTTATCAGTGACATTGGATAAATGATCAACATCTTTAGCCCTAATCACACCGGAAACTGTCCCCGGATTTTCGTCGTGGATGAGGTTCTTCTTTCCAACTTTACACCACCCCGCGCCTTGGCAGTTGAATACCCCAACCACTCCAGAAAAATCATTCAGGTTCCAAATCTTGAGAAGACtgagaaaaattaaaatgaatcatAAGAACAATAAATATGTTACATCAATTAGTCCAAGTATAATTGTTGATTCTCTAACCTTTTTCCATCTCTAGCAGGATCAACAAATAAACAATCCTTAGTTGGTCTACCAGGAAGTTTAGCCCTCAATATAGAACCATCAGGAAGTGCAATTTTCTTCAAAAGATTAAAGTCATGGTGTCCTGGCTTGTCACTGAATCAAGTAACAATATCCAAACATTAAGAATCATTACCCTAATTCACTTAATACATTATACTAAAGGTGGAAACTCAGATGCATTTAACTTCATATATGAAGTTGATAGCACGGGTTTAATTAGTTCATCACCATTTACCTGACATATATAGGACATCCTCCAACTGCTCGAGCCGCGCCGTGATATTCAGCCATTGGATGTAAGCTCTACAATGCAGAAAAGTTTCAAATGATAAATCAACTTGTCAAGAAAGCAAGCAAGTAAAATCTTTTGAAGAAAGATGTTAGGATCTGAAATTTGAACTTACTTGAAACATGTCCCAATCTGGCTGCAtaaattcaccaaggaaaattgtGTTGTAAGCAACAGATGCAATGTGAATGGTGTGTGATGCAGGGTCTCTTGGCCAGAAATCATCCGAAGCTCGAATGACAGCCGAATGTTTCGCGCTACATAAACAAAACAATCAAGAGAAAATCCATTGCTAACTTGAATGAATCCAAAGATTAATGTTCATAGAATTAAGCAAATCCTTAATTAGTACCTATATAACCCATCTGTGTTGTGACTCATGCAACAAATGATTCCATTATCAGGGAAGTTCCTAGAGATTGATGCCTCTAATGCTTGTTGGTACTTCCTTGCAAGCTTCACCCTGCCACCATGGCCAGCACCAAGTGTTTCAAGAATGTTCTGGACATCAACCTTGACACCATCAATGCCAGCAGAAGCCAGGTAAGAATGGAGTTCATCATAGAAGCTAAAAACTTTCTCAGGATTCACAAGGCCTAGTCCATTGATGGCTATAGTTGTTAAGGCTTCATCCGGTTGATTCGACTCAACTCCAGGCGACGAAACAGGGTAGGCCATTGCTGATTCATAGTGCTCCATGCCAGAAACACCAGGCTTAACCCCACCCCAGTATCCAGTAATTGCATGCCACACATATATATGCTTCAAGCCATGTTCTTGTTTGATTTCATTGGTTATGTGACTAAGTCCTAATTTTGGATCCTCTACCCTTTGGCCTTGTTTTCCATCCCTTTGGAACTTATGATTCTCTTTGATATTTGTCAATCGATTCGCAAAGCTGGCGAAGAACaatgaatcaatcaaacatgttCAATGTTGTAAAATTTAGAATCCACACAATGAAATCAAGAAAAGAAGTACTCACTTTGCACAATTATCAGCTTCCCATTCAATACCATTAGCATCCATTCCAACAGATTGCCACCCATCATCAATTATAACAAACTTAGCAGGAATCCCACCTTTCTTAAAGCTGCATTAAAGAACATATATTATACAAAAATCTAACTATTATCATAGCTTGAAATTTTGTCCATGGAAAAGGAATAACACCTCTCTAATCCTTGCTTTACACCATCTGATGTGACATTGGTATAGAAAGCATCCCATGTACACCATCCAAACCAGTTCAATATATCTGGCATCTGAATACACACAGTTATGATTAATTAACATTTAACAAACATTAGAATTAAGACAGACAATGAGATTTACCTTCTTTCTCTCCCTATGAGAAAATGTCTGCATGTGTTTCTCAACAGTCCTgaacaaaatttttgaatcaattacTCTAACAAATTCACATATGAACATAAGAAACACTGCACAATCATGCTGTGAGAATTGAAATAAATTACTTGACAGCATTGGTTATGACTTCATAAGGGTCTAATCCGGCACCAATGAACACAAGATGAGTCCCATCAAATTCCTCCACAGCAGGGCACCCTGCAAATCAAACACATGTTTCATCACACATACACAACATAATAAAACATGTTCTTAATTCTTATTAGGATATACAAGACATGGGATATACCACTTTCAACACAAACTTCAATCTCATTCTGATGATTCCCCTGAAGACTTGCTCTAAAGTC is a window from the Arachis hypogaea cultivar Tifrunner chromosome 17, arahy.Tifrunner.gnm2.J5K5, whole genome shotgun sequence genome containing:
- the LOC112764081 gene encoding probable galactinol--sucrose galactosyltransferase 1; its protein translation is MTVGAGISVADGNLMVLGKKVMSHVNDNVLVTPASSGGALLNAAFIGVHSHHKGSRIIFPIGKLEGLRFMCLFRFKMWWMTQRMGTFGKDVPIETQFLLIETHNGSEDQSSYVVLLPLLEGDFRASLQGNHQNEIEVCVESGCPAVEEFDGTHLVFIGAGLDPYEVITNAVKTVEKHMQTFSHRERKKMPDILNWFGWCTWDAFYTNVTSDGVKQGLESFKKGGIPAKFVIIDDGWQSVGMDANGIEWEADNCANFANRLTNIKENHKFQRDGKQGQRVEDPKLGLSHITNEIKQEHGLKHIYVWHAITGYWGGVKPGVSGMEHYESAMAYPVSSPGVESNQPDEALTTIAINGLGLVNPEKVFSFYDELHSYLASAGIDGVKVDVQNILETLGAGHGGRVKLARKYQQALEASISRNFPDNGIICCMSHNTDGLYSAKHSAVIRASDDFWPRDPASHTIHIASVAYNTIFLGEFMQPDWDMFQSLHPMAEYHGAARAVGGCPIYVSDKPGHHDFNLLKKIALPDGSILRAKLPGRPTKDCLFVDPARDGKSLLKIWNLNDFSGVVGVFNCQGAGWCKVGKKNLIHDENPGTVSGVIRAKDVDHLSNVTDKNWNGDTIVFSHLGGEAIYLPNDASIPITMKSKEYEVFTIVPVKELENGVKFAPIGLIKMFNSGGAIKELSYGSNETSTNNVVMKVRGCGQFGAYSSTKPKLVTIDSEEVEFRYEEDSGLVSVDLRVPEKELYQWNISVGF